In the genome of Egibacteraceae bacterium, the window CTGTTCCACGGACATGTCCAGCACCTCGCTGATGGACTTGCCCTTGTAGTGGACCTCCAGGGTCTCGCGGTTGTAGCGGGCGCCCTTGCAGACCTCGCAGGGCACGTAGATGTCGGGAAGGAACTGCATGTCGATCTTGAGAGTCCCCTCCCCTGCGCAGGACTCGCAGCGGCCGCCCTTGACGTTGAAGCTGAACCGCCCCGGCTGGTACCCGCGGACCTTGGCCTCCTGGGTGGAGGCGAAGAGCTTGCGGATGTGGTCGAACACCCCGGTGTAGGTGGCGGGGTTCGACCGCGGGGTGCGCCCGATGGGTGACTGGTCGATGCCGACCACCTTGTCCACCTGCGCGAGACCGTCGATGCGCCGGTGCCGTCCCGGCACGACCTTGCTGGCGTAGACGTGACGCAGCAGGCCCCGGTGGAGGATGTCGTTGACGAGCGTGGACTTGCCCGAGCCCGAGACCCCGGTCACGGCCGTGAACGTGCCCAGGGGAAACCGCACGTCGAGCCCCCGCAGGTTGTGCTCCTGCGCCCCGCGCACGACGAGCTCACGACCGGGGGTGGTCGCCCGCCGTTCGGCGGGCACCGCGATCTCGCGGCGACCCGACAGGTACGCGCCCGTGTGGGACCGCTTGTTGCGCTTGAGCCCCGCCAGGCCACCGGAGTGCACGATCTCGCCGCCGTGCTCCCCCGCTCCCGGACCGATGTCGACGAGGTGGTCGGCCGCCTCGATGGTCGCCCGGTCGTGCTCGACCACGATCACGGTGTTGCCCAGGTCGCGCAGGCGGATGAGAGTCTCGATCAGGCGCTCGTTGTCACGCTGGTGGAGCCCGATCGAGGGCTCGTCGAGCACGTACAGGCACCCGACCAGGCCCGACCCGATCTGCGTCGCCAGCCGGATGCGCTGCGCCTCCCCGCCGGCGAGCGTGCCTGCCGCCCGGTCCAGCGTGAGGTAGTCGAGCCCCACGTCGAGCAGGAACTGCAGGCGGGCACGCACCTCCTTCAAGATGCCCTCGGCGATCAGTGCCTCCCGGGCCCCGAGCTCGAGCGCCGCGAAGAACTCCTGCGCGTCACCGACGGACTGGGCGCATGCCTCGGCGATGTTCTTCCCGCCGACCGTGACCGCGAGCACGAGCGGGCGCAGGCGCGCCCCCTTGCAGTCGCTGCACGGCACCTGGCGCATGTACGCCTCGATGCGCTCCTTGGTGTGCTCGGACTCCGTCTCGGCGTGCCGGCGCAGCAGCTGCGACACCACCCCCTCGTACACCGCTTGGTACTGGCGCTTTCGTCCCCAGCGGTTGGTGTACCGCACGTGCACGCGGGCCTTGCCGGGGAGTCCGTGCAGCAGCTTGCGGCGGTCCGCGGCCTTGATCTTGCGCCACGGGGTGCGCGGGTCGAGCCCCAGGTGCTCGGCGACGGCCCGGAGCAGCTGCTCGTAGTACGTCGACGTGCTGCCCGTCGCCCACGGGAGGATGACACCCTCTTCCAGCGAGAGGTCCTGGTCGCCGATCACCAGCTCCGGGTCGACCTCCAGACGGGTGCCGAGCCCATGGCAGGTCTGGCAGGCGCCGTAGGGGGTGTTGAAGGAGAAGTTGCGGGGCGCCAGCTGGTCGAAGGAGAGCCCGCAGCGCGCGCAGGCGAGGTGCTCGGAGAACGTGAGGTACTCCGCTGGGTGGTCGGGGTCGTCGCGGGCGGGCAGGACCTCGATCGCGGCGATGCCGTCGGCGAGGCGGAGGGCCGTCTCGATCGAGTCAGCCAGGCGCCGGCGGATGCCGGGCTTGGCCACCAAACGGTCGATGACGACCTCGATGGTGTGCTGCTCGTATCGGGGCAGCGGTGGAGGATCGGCGAGGTCGATGACGTGCGGCTCGTTGGGGCCGCTGGTCACGCGAGCGCGGGCGAAACCCCGTCCGGAGAGGTCGGCCAGGAGCTTCTCGTAGTG includes:
- the uvrA gene encoding excinuclease ABC subunit UvrA; this translates as MPSPPSRDTLQVRGAREHNLKDVDLEIPRDALVVFTGLSGSGKSSLAFDTIYAEGQRRYVESLSAYARQFLGQMEKPDVDFIEGLSPAISIDQKSTSRNPRSTVGTTTEIYDYLRLLYARIGVPHCPECAQPIERQTAEQIIDQVEQLAEGTRFQVFAPVVRGRKGHYEKLLADLSGRGFARARVTSGPNEPHVIDLADPPPLPRYEQHTIEVVIDRLVAKPGIRRRLADSIETALRLADGIAAIEVLPARDDPDHPAEYLTFSEHLACARCGLSFDQLAPRNFSFNTPYGACQTCHGLGTRLEVDPELVIGDQDLSLEEGVILPWATGSTSTYYEQLLRAVAEHLGLDPRTPWRKIKAADRRKLLHGLPGKARVHVRYTNRWGRKRQYQAVYEGVVSQLLRRHAETESEHTKERIEAYMRQVPCSDCKGARLRPLVLAVTVGGKNIAEACAQSVGDAQEFFAALELGAREALIAEGILKEVRARLQFLLDVGLDYLTLDRAAGTLAGGEAQRIRLATQIGSGLVGCLYVLDEPSIGLHQRDNERLIETLIRLRDLGNTVIVVEHDRATIEAADHLVDIGPGAGEHGGEIVHSGGLAGLKRNKRSHTGAYLSGRREIAVPAERRATTPGRELVVRGAQEHNLRGLDVRFPLGTFTAVTGVSGSGKSTLVNDILHRGLLRHVYASKVVPGRHRRIDGLAQVDKVVGIDQSPIGRTPRSNPATYTGVFDHIRKLFASTQEAKVRGYQPGRFSFNVKGGRCESCAGEGTLKIDMQFLPDIYVPCEVCKGARYNRETLEVHYKGKSISEVLDMSVEQAVAFFANIPAITRHMETLNDVGLGYVRLGQPATTLSGGEAQRVKLASELRKRATGQTVYILDEPTTGLHFDDVNKLLVVLHRLVDKGNTVIVIEHDLDVVKTADWIIDLGPEGGSGGGAVVAEGMPEDVARVGQSYTGKFLTSLL